A single region of the Eleginops maclovinus isolate JMC-PN-2008 ecotype Puerto Natales chromosome 16, JC_Emac_rtc_rv5, whole genome shotgun sequence genome encodes:
- the raver1 gene encoding ribonucleoprotein PTB-binding 1 isoform X2 — MAAVVSVSTAARDESTDTGLSFAPRPLHNNYDLPADADHESWMSGGDHRYSEPGGEDSPSDRECQRRVDEDLTSLSPEEIESRLERTRREFYNRRKIIIKNLPSDVSNQEVHELLGNYDLKYCFVDKYKGTAFVTLLNGEQAQCAIKDFHQHVLRDREISVQLQPTDALLCIANLPRAFTQQQFEELVRPFGNLERCFLVYSASTGHSKGYGFVEYMKKDSAARAKSELLGKQLGSRMLYVHWTEVGSLTYPLLNSKCLCVDRLPPSLLTAQDLRNALADTHTPVFCQLAQGQDGSFRRFAVLEFSSAEMSEEAQRLTDGRVLGGTHIRVSFCAPGPPGRSMLAALIAAQTMAVNRGKGLLPDPTAMQILTGLNNPATLKMLLNPLSQGPKQGLLGAAPTMPLLANPALSAALLQLLLQNQAKAQQAGLIGENLLAALPVQQGVHMLGDLPQGLGLQTDPLASLKSMPLGRSLAREQESPTATCTFPQTSSPTLQGISMPLMGGMMGADGLTAQGVSILGDPPKDVNHPQSAFLGVNSGFPSVGSCRPHPYRKRPTLSNVSNQHTYPSIQPNYNLRYQDSYSPEYPPLHQDPLAHLYEQQENLDTGALAGFGQQLSRHPDYSERFPHYTYPPSEPMSPYYCSGPEDGNLPTTHLNRAVGMPPVSHTTNFPPGLGNAAKTPIGSHKRVFSRLIPSPEPSPEGGYVGQHSQGLGGHYADSYLKRKRIL; from the exons ATGGCGGCCGTCGTGTCTGTTAGTACAGCTGCCAGAGATGAGAGCACAGACACAGGGCTCAGTTTCGCCCCTCGTCCGCTTCACAATAATTACGACCTCCCTGCAGATGCAGATCACGAAAGCTGGATGTCCGGAGGAGACCACCGGTATTCTGAACCCGGCGGAGAGGACTCACCGTCGGATCGCGAATGTCAGCGGAGGGTCGACGAGGACTTGACATCACTGAGCCCCGAAGAGATAGAGAGCCGCTTAGAAAGAACTCGCCGGGAGTTTTACAACCgtagaaaaataatcattaaaaatTTACCTTCCGACGTTAGCAATCAG GAGGTCCATGAGCTGTTGGGCAACTATGACTTGAAGTACTGCTTTGTGGACAAATACAAGGGCACAG CATTTGTGACACTTCTCAATGGGGAACAGGCACAGTGTGCTATCAAAGACTTCCACCAGCATGTGCTACGGGACCGGGAGATCTCTGTGCAGCTGCAGCCAACAGACGCTCTGCTGTGCATCGCCAACCTGCCCCGCGCTTTCACCCAGCAGCAGTTTGAGGAGTTGGTGCGGCCCTTTGGTAACCTGGAGCGGTGCTTCCTGGTGTACAGCGCCTCCACAGGGCACTCCAAGGGCTACGGATTTGTGGAGTACATGAAGAAGGACTCGGCTGCCAGGGCCAAGTCGGAGCTGTTGGGAAAGCAGCTGGGCTCCCGCATGCTGTACGTCCACTGGACTGAAGTTGGCTCCCTCACATATCCACTGCTGAACTCCAAGTGTCTGTGCGTGGACCGCCTCCCCCCGAGCCTGCTGACAGCCCAAGACCTCCGCAACGCCCTGGCTGACACCCATACGCCAGTCTTCTGTCAG TTGGCTCAGGGACAAGATGGAAGTTTTCGGCGGTTTGCGGTGTTGGAGTTTTCCTCAGCTGAGATGTCTGAGGAGGCACAGCGACTGACCGATGGCCGGGTGCTTGGAGGGACACACATCAGGGTGTCCTTCTGCGCCCCCGGCCCTCCTGGAAGAAGCATGTTGGCTGCTCTGATCGCTGCCCAGACCATG GCTGTGAATAGGGGTAAAGGTCTCCTCCCTGATCCCACAGCCATGCAGATACTCACAGGCCTCAATAACCCCGCCACCCTCAAGATGCTGCTCAACCCACTGTCACAAGGGCCCAAACAAG GCCTCCTCGGTGCAGCTCCCACAATGCCCCTGCTGGCCAACCCCGCCCTCTCCGCCGCcctgctccagctgctccttcagaaCCAGGCCAAGGCGCAGCAG GCAGGACTCATCGGGGAGAATCTTCTGGCCGCTCTCCCTGTCCAGCAGGGAGTCCATATGCTCGGAGACCTGCCCCAAG GTCTTGGTCTTCAAACGGATCCTCTGGCCTCCCTAAAGTCAATGCCGCTTGGCAGATCCCTGGCAAGGGAACAGGAGTCCCCCACAGCAACATGCACCTTCCCCCAGACTTCCTCTCCCACCCTGCAGGGCATCTCTATGCCCCTGATGGGTGGCATGATGGGAGCAGATGGCCTCACAGCACAAGGG GTATCTATACTAGGAGATCCTCCCAAAGATGTGAACCATCCCCAGAGTGCCTTCCTCGGTGTCAACAGTGGTTTTCCCTCAG TAGGAAGCTGCAGACCTCACCCCTATAGGAAAAGACCCACTCTAAGCAATGTGTCCAACCAGCACACGTATCCGAGCATACAGCCAAATTACAACCTGCGCTACCAGGATTCCTACAGCCCCGAGTatcctcctctccaccag GATCCTCTGGCCCACTTGTATGAACAGCAGGAGAACCTTGATACTGGAGCCTTGGCTGGATTTGGACAGCAG ctttccCGTCACCCTGACTACAGTGAGCGGTTTCCCCACTACACTTACCCTCCGAGTGAACCCATGTCCCCATACTACTGCTCAGGGCCGGAGGACGGAAACCTTCCAACCACCCATCTCAACAGG GCTGTGGGAATGCCTCCTGTGAGCCACACTACCAACTTCCCCCCAGGCCTGGGGAATGCTGCGAAG ACTCCTATTGGTAGCCACAAGCGTGTGTTCTCCCGGCTGATCCCATCTCCGGAGCCTAGCCCTGAGGGCGGCTACGTGGGCCAGCACTCTCAGGGCCTCGGTGGCCACTATGCAGACTCCTACCTTAAGCGAAAGCGTATATTATAG
- the raver1 gene encoding ribonucleoprotein PTB-binding 1 isoform X5 yields MAAVVSVSTAARDESTDTGLSFAPRPLHNNYDLPADADHESWMSGGDHRYSEPGGEDSPSDRECQRRVDEDLTSLSPEEIESRLERTRREFYNRRKIIIKNLPSDVSNQEVHELLGNYDLKYCFVDKYKGTAFVTLLNGEQAQCAIKDFHQHVLRDREISVQLQPTDALLCIANLPRAFTQQQFEELVRPFGNLERCFLVYSASTGHSKGYGFVEYMKKDSAARAKSELLGKQLGSRMLYVHWTEVGSLTYPLLNSKCLCVDRLPPSLLTAQDLRNALADTHTPVFCQLAQGQDGSFRRFAVLEFSSAEMSEEAQRLTDGRVLGGTHIRVSFCAPGPPGRSMLAALIAAQTMAVNRGKGLLPDPTAMQILTGLNNPATLKMLLNPLSQGPKQGLLGAAPTMPLLANPALSAALLQLLLQNQAKAQQQAFLGNHLLWAQVLHNKENPLVPCAGLIGENLLAALPVQQGVHMLGDLPQGLGLQTDPLASLKSMPLGRSLAREQESPTATCTFPQTSSPTLQGISMPLMGGMMGADGLTAQGVSILGDPPKDVNHPQSAFLGVNSGFPSGSCRPHPYRKRPTLSNVSNQHTYPSIQPNYNLRYQDSYSPEYPPLHQDPLAHLYEQQENLDTGALAGFGQQLSRHPDYSERFPHYTYPPSEPMSPYYCSGPEDGNLPTTHLNRAVGMPPVSHTTNFPPGLGNAAKTPIGSHKRVFSRLIPSPEPSPEGGYVGQHSQGLGGHYADSYLKRKRIL; encoded by the exons ATGGCGGCCGTCGTGTCTGTTAGTACAGCTGCCAGAGATGAGAGCACAGACACAGGGCTCAGTTTCGCCCCTCGTCCGCTTCACAATAATTACGACCTCCCTGCAGATGCAGATCACGAAAGCTGGATGTCCGGAGGAGACCACCGGTATTCTGAACCCGGCGGAGAGGACTCACCGTCGGATCGCGAATGTCAGCGGAGGGTCGACGAGGACTTGACATCACTGAGCCCCGAAGAGATAGAGAGCCGCTTAGAAAGAACTCGCCGGGAGTTTTACAACCgtagaaaaataatcattaaaaatTTACCTTCCGACGTTAGCAATCAG GAGGTCCATGAGCTGTTGGGCAACTATGACTTGAAGTACTGCTTTGTGGACAAATACAAGGGCACAG CATTTGTGACACTTCTCAATGGGGAACAGGCACAGTGTGCTATCAAAGACTTCCACCAGCATGTGCTACGGGACCGGGAGATCTCTGTGCAGCTGCAGCCAACAGACGCTCTGCTGTGCATCGCCAACCTGCCCCGCGCTTTCACCCAGCAGCAGTTTGAGGAGTTGGTGCGGCCCTTTGGTAACCTGGAGCGGTGCTTCCTGGTGTACAGCGCCTCCACAGGGCACTCCAAGGGCTACGGATTTGTGGAGTACATGAAGAAGGACTCGGCTGCCAGGGCCAAGTCGGAGCTGTTGGGAAAGCAGCTGGGCTCCCGCATGCTGTACGTCCACTGGACTGAAGTTGGCTCCCTCACATATCCACTGCTGAACTCCAAGTGTCTGTGCGTGGACCGCCTCCCCCCGAGCCTGCTGACAGCCCAAGACCTCCGCAACGCCCTGGCTGACACCCATACGCCAGTCTTCTGTCAG TTGGCTCAGGGACAAGATGGAAGTTTTCGGCGGTTTGCGGTGTTGGAGTTTTCCTCAGCTGAGATGTCTGAGGAGGCACAGCGACTGACCGATGGCCGGGTGCTTGGAGGGACACACATCAGGGTGTCCTTCTGCGCCCCCGGCCCTCCTGGAAGAAGCATGTTGGCTGCTCTGATCGCTGCCCAGACCATG GCTGTGAATAGGGGTAAAGGTCTCCTCCCTGATCCCACAGCCATGCAGATACTCACAGGCCTCAATAACCCCGCCACCCTCAAGATGCTGCTCAACCCACTGTCACAAGGGCCCAAACAAG GCCTCCTCGGTGCAGCTCCCACAATGCCCCTGCTGGCCAACCCCGCCCTCTCCGCCGCcctgctccagctgctccttcagaaCCAGGCCAAGGCGCAGCAG CAAGCCTTTCTGGGAAATCATCTTCTTTGGGCTCAGGTGCTGCACAATAAAGAAAACCCTCTAGTACCTTGT GCAGGACTCATCGGGGAGAATCTTCTGGCCGCTCTCCCTGTCCAGCAGGGAGTCCATATGCTCGGAGACCTGCCCCAAG GTCTTGGTCTTCAAACGGATCCTCTGGCCTCCCTAAAGTCAATGCCGCTTGGCAGATCCCTGGCAAGGGAACAGGAGTCCCCCACAGCAACATGCACCTTCCCCCAGACTTCCTCTCCCACCCTGCAGGGCATCTCTATGCCCCTGATGGGTGGCATGATGGGAGCAGATGGCCTCACAGCACAAGGG GTATCTATACTAGGAGATCCTCCCAAAGATGTGAACCATCCCCAGAGTGCCTTCCTCGGTGTCAACAGTGGTTTTCCCTCAG GAAGCTGCAGACCTCACCCCTATAGGAAAAGACCCACTCTAAGCAATGTGTCCAACCAGCACACGTATCCGAGCATACAGCCAAATTACAACCTGCGCTACCAGGATTCCTACAGCCCCGAGTatcctcctctccaccag GATCCTCTGGCCCACTTGTATGAACAGCAGGAGAACCTTGATACTGGAGCCTTGGCTGGATTTGGACAGCAG ctttccCGTCACCCTGACTACAGTGAGCGGTTTCCCCACTACACTTACCCTCCGAGTGAACCCATGTCCCCATACTACTGCTCAGGGCCGGAGGACGGAAACCTTCCAACCACCCATCTCAACAGG GCTGTGGGAATGCCTCCTGTGAGCCACACTACCAACTTCCCCCCAGGCCTGGGGAATGCTGCGAAG ACTCCTATTGGTAGCCACAAGCGTGTGTTCTCCCGGCTGATCCCATCTCCGGAGCCTAGCCCTGAGGGCGGCTACGTGGGCCAGCACTCTCAGGGCCTCGGTGGCCACTATGCAGACTCCTACCTTAAGCGAAAGCGTATATTATAG
- the raver1 gene encoding ribonucleoprotein PTB-binding 1 isoform X3 produces the protein MAAVVSVSTAARDESTDTGLSFAPRPLHNNYDLPADADHESWMSGGDHRYSEPGGEDSPSDRECQRRVDEDLTSLSPEEIESRLERTRREFYNRRKIIIKNLPSDVSNQEVHELLGNYDLKYCFVDKYKGTAFVTLLNGEQAQCAIKDFHQHVLRDREISVQLQPTDALLCIANLPRAFTQQQFEELVRPFGNLERCFLVYSASTGHSKGYGFVEYMKKDSAARAKSELLGKQLGSRMLYVHWTEVGSLTYPLLNSKCLCVDRLPPSLLTAQDLRNALADTHTPVFCQLAQGQDGSFRRFAVLEFSSAEMSEEAQRLTDGRVLGGTHIRVSFCAPGPPGRSMLAALIAAQTMAVNRGKGLLPDPTAMQILTGLNNPATLKMLLNPLSQGPKQGLLGAAPTMPLLANPALSAALLQLLLQNQAKAQQQAGLIGENLLAALPVQQGVHMLGDLPQGLGLQTDPLASLKSMPLGRSLAREQESPTATCTFPQTSSPTLQGISMPLMGGMMGADGLTAQGVSILGDPPKDVNHPQSAFLGVNSGFPSGSCRPHPYRKRPTLSNVSNQHTYPSIQPNYNLRYQDSYSPEYPPLHQDPLAHLYEQQENLDTGALAGFGQQLSRHPDYSERFPHYTYPPSEPMSPYYCSGPEDGNLPTTHLNRAVGMPPVSHTTNFPPGLGNAAKTPIGSHKRVFSRLIPSPEPSPEGGYVGQHSQGLGGHYADSYLKRKRIL, from the exons ATGGCGGCCGTCGTGTCTGTTAGTACAGCTGCCAGAGATGAGAGCACAGACACAGGGCTCAGTTTCGCCCCTCGTCCGCTTCACAATAATTACGACCTCCCTGCAGATGCAGATCACGAAAGCTGGATGTCCGGAGGAGACCACCGGTATTCTGAACCCGGCGGAGAGGACTCACCGTCGGATCGCGAATGTCAGCGGAGGGTCGACGAGGACTTGACATCACTGAGCCCCGAAGAGATAGAGAGCCGCTTAGAAAGAACTCGCCGGGAGTTTTACAACCgtagaaaaataatcattaaaaatTTACCTTCCGACGTTAGCAATCAG GAGGTCCATGAGCTGTTGGGCAACTATGACTTGAAGTACTGCTTTGTGGACAAATACAAGGGCACAG CATTTGTGACACTTCTCAATGGGGAACAGGCACAGTGTGCTATCAAAGACTTCCACCAGCATGTGCTACGGGACCGGGAGATCTCTGTGCAGCTGCAGCCAACAGACGCTCTGCTGTGCATCGCCAACCTGCCCCGCGCTTTCACCCAGCAGCAGTTTGAGGAGTTGGTGCGGCCCTTTGGTAACCTGGAGCGGTGCTTCCTGGTGTACAGCGCCTCCACAGGGCACTCCAAGGGCTACGGATTTGTGGAGTACATGAAGAAGGACTCGGCTGCCAGGGCCAAGTCGGAGCTGTTGGGAAAGCAGCTGGGCTCCCGCATGCTGTACGTCCACTGGACTGAAGTTGGCTCCCTCACATATCCACTGCTGAACTCCAAGTGTCTGTGCGTGGACCGCCTCCCCCCGAGCCTGCTGACAGCCCAAGACCTCCGCAACGCCCTGGCTGACACCCATACGCCAGTCTTCTGTCAG TTGGCTCAGGGACAAGATGGAAGTTTTCGGCGGTTTGCGGTGTTGGAGTTTTCCTCAGCTGAGATGTCTGAGGAGGCACAGCGACTGACCGATGGCCGGGTGCTTGGAGGGACACACATCAGGGTGTCCTTCTGCGCCCCCGGCCCTCCTGGAAGAAGCATGTTGGCTGCTCTGATCGCTGCCCAGACCATG GCTGTGAATAGGGGTAAAGGTCTCCTCCCTGATCCCACAGCCATGCAGATACTCACAGGCCTCAATAACCCCGCCACCCTCAAGATGCTGCTCAACCCACTGTCACAAGGGCCCAAACAAG GCCTCCTCGGTGCAGCTCCCACAATGCCCCTGCTGGCCAACCCCGCCCTCTCCGCCGCcctgctccagctgctccttcagaaCCAGGCCAAGGCGCAGCAG CAGGCAGGACTCATCGGGGAGAATCTTCTGGCCGCTCTCCCTGTCCAGCAGGGAGTCCATATGCTCGGAGACCTGCCCCAAG GTCTTGGTCTTCAAACGGATCCTCTGGCCTCCCTAAAGTCAATGCCGCTTGGCAGATCCCTGGCAAGGGAACAGGAGTCCCCCACAGCAACATGCACCTTCCCCCAGACTTCCTCTCCCACCCTGCAGGGCATCTCTATGCCCCTGATGGGTGGCATGATGGGAGCAGATGGCCTCACAGCACAAGGG GTATCTATACTAGGAGATCCTCCCAAAGATGTGAACCATCCCCAGAGTGCCTTCCTCGGTGTCAACAGTGGTTTTCCCTCAG GAAGCTGCAGACCTCACCCCTATAGGAAAAGACCCACTCTAAGCAATGTGTCCAACCAGCACACGTATCCGAGCATACAGCCAAATTACAACCTGCGCTACCAGGATTCCTACAGCCCCGAGTatcctcctctccaccag GATCCTCTGGCCCACTTGTATGAACAGCAGGAGAACCTTGATACTGGAGCCTTGGCTGGATTTGGACAGCAG ctttccCGTCACCCTGACTACAGTGAGCGGTTTCCCCACTACACTTACCCTCCGAGTGAACCCATGTCCCCATACTACTGCTCAGGGCCGGAGGACGGAAACCTTCCAACCACCCATCTCAACAGG GCTGTGGGAATGCCTCCTGTGAGCCACACTACCAACTTCCCCCCAGGCCTGGGGAATGCTGCGAAG ACTCCTATTGGTAGCCACAAGCGTGTGTTCTCCCGGCTGATCCCATCTCCGGAGCCTAGCCCTGAGGGCGGCTACGTGGGCCAGCACTCTCAGGGCCTCGGTGGCCACTATGCAGACTCCTACCTTAAGCGAAAGCGTATATTATAG
- the raver1 gene encoding ribonucleoprotein PTB-binding 1 isoform X4: protein MAAVVSVSTAARDESTDTGLSFAPRPLHNNYDLPADADHESWMSGGDHRYSEPGGEDSPSDRECQRRVDEDLTSLSPEEIESRLERTRREFYNRRKIIIKNLPSDVSNQEVHELLGNYDLKYCFVDKYKGTAFVTLLNGEQAQCAIKDFHQHVLRDREISVQLQPTDALLCIANLPRAFTQQQFEELVRPFGNLERCFLVYSASTGHSKGYGFVEYMKKDSAARAKSELLGKQLGSRMLYVHWTEVGSLTYPLLNSKCLCVDRLPPSLLTAQDLRNALADTHTPVFCQLAQGQDGSFRRFAVLEFSSAEMSEEAQRLTDGRVLGGTHIRVSFCAPGPPGRSMLAALIAAQTMAVNRGKGLLPDPTAMQILTGLNNPATLKMLLNPLSQGPKQGLLGAAPTMPLLANPALSAALLQLLLQNQAKAQQQAFLGNHLLWAQVLHNKENPLVPCAGLIGENLLAALPVQQGVHMLGDLPQGLGLQTDPLASLKSMPLGRSLAREQESPTATCTFPQTSSPTLQGISMPLMGGMMGADGLTAQGVSILGDPPKDVNHPQSAFLGVNSGFPSVGSCRPHPYRKRPTLSNVSNQHTYPSIQPNYNLRYQDSYSPEYPPLHQDPLAHLYEQQENLDTGALAGFGQQLSRHPDYSERFPHYTYPPSEPMSPYYCSGPEDGNLPTTHLNRAVGMPPVSHTTNFPPGLGNAAKTPIGSHKRVFSRLIPSPEPSPEGGYVGQHSQGLGGHYADSYLKRKRIL from the exons ATGGCGGCCGTCGTGTCTGTTAGTACAGCTGCCAGAGATGAGAGCACAGACACAGGGCTCAGTTTCGCCCCTCGTCCGCTTCACAATAATTACGACCTCCCTGCAGATGCAGATCACGAAAGCTGGATGTCCGGAGGAGACCACCGGTATTCTGAACCCGGCGGAGAGGACTCACCGTCGGATCGCGAATGTCAGCGGAGGGTCGACGAGGACTTGACATCACTGAGCCCCGAAGAGATAGAGAGCCGCTTAGAAAGAACTCGCCGGGAGTTTTACAACCgtagaaaaataatcattaaaaatTTACCTTCCGACGTTAGCAATCAG GAGGTCCATGAGCTGTTGGGCAACTATGACTTGAAGTACTGCTTTGTGGACAAATACAAGGGCACAG CATTTGTGACACTTCTCAATGGGGAACAGGCACAGTGTGCTATCAAAGACTTCCACCAGCATGTGCTACGGGACCGGGAGATCTCTGTGCAGCTGCAGCCAACAGACGCTCTGCTGTGCATCGCCAACCTGCCCCGCGCTTTCACCCAGCAGCAGTTTGAGGAGTTGGTGCGGCCCTTTGGTAACCTGGAGCGGTGCTTCCTGGTGTACAGCGCCTCCACAGGGCACTCCAAGGGCTACGGATTTGTGGAGTACATGAAGAAGGACTCGGCTGCCAGGGCCAAGTCGGAGCTGTTGGGAAAGCAGCTGGGCTCCCGCATGCTGTACGTCCACTGGACTGAAGTTGGCTCCCTCACATATCCACTGCTGAACTCCAAGTGTCTGTGCGTGGACCGCCTCCCCCCGAGCCTGCTGACAGCCCAAGACCTCCGCAACGCCCTGGCTGACACCCATACGCCAGTCTTCTGTCAG TTGGCTCAGGGACAAGATGGAAGTTTTCGGCGGTTTGCGGTGTTGGAGTTTTCCTCAGCTGAGATGTCTGAGGAGGCACAGCGACTGACCGATGGCCGGGTGCTTGGAGGGACACACATCAGGGTGTCCTTCTGCGCCCCCGGCCCTCCTGGAAGAAGCATGTTGGCTGCTCTGATCGCTGCCCAGACCATG GCTGTGAATAGGGGTAAAGGTCTCCTCCCTGATCCCACAGCCATGCAGATACTCACAGGCCTCAATAACCCCGCCACCCTCAAGATGCTGCTCAACCCACTGTCACAAGGGCCCAAACAAG GCCTCCTCGGTGCAGCTCCCACAATGCCCCTGCTGGCCAACCCCGCCCTCTCCGCCGCcctgctccagctgctccttcagaaCCAGGCCAAGGCGCAGCAG CAAGCCTTTCTGGGAAATCATCTTCTTTGGGCTCAGGTGCTGCACAATAAAGAAAACCCTCTAGTACCTTGT GCAGGACTCATCGGGGAGAATCTTCTGGCCGCTCTCCCTGTCCAGCAGGGAGTCCATATGCTCGGAGACCTGCCCCAAG GTCTTGGTCTTCAAACGGATCCTCTGGCCTCCCTAAAGTCAATGCCGCTTGGCAGATCCCTGGCAAGGGAACAGGAGTCCCCCACAGCAACATGCACCTTCCCCCAGACTTCCTCTCCCACCCTGCAGGGCATCTCTATGCCCCTGATGGGTGGCATGATGGGAGCAGATGGCCTCACAGCACAAGGG GTATCTATACTAGGAGATCCTCCCAAAGATGTGAACCATCCCCAGAGTGCCTTCCTCGGTGTCAACAGTGGTTTTCCCTCAG TAGGAAGCTGCAGACCTCACCCCTATAGGAAAAGACCCACTCTAAGCAATGTGTCCAACCAGCACACGTATCCGAGCATACAGCCAAATTACAACCTGCGCTACCAGGATTCCTACAGCCCCGAGTatcctcctctccaccag GATCCTCTGGCCCACTTGTATGAACAGCAGGAGAACCTTGATACTGGAGCCTTGGCTGGATTTGGACAGCAG ctttccCGTCACCCTGACTACAGTGAGCGGTTTCCCCACTACACTTACCCTCCGAGTGAACCCATGTCCCCATACTACTGCTCAGGGCCGGAGGACGGAAACCTTCCAACCACCCATCTCAACAGG GCTGTGGGAATGCCTCCTGTGAGCCACACTACCAACTTCCCCCCAGGCCTGGGGAATGCTGCGAAG ACTCCTATTGGTAGCCACAAGCGTGTGTTCTCCCGGCTGATCCCATCTCCGGAGCCTAGCCCTGAGGGCGGCTACGTGGGCCAGCACTCTCAGGGCCTCGGTGGCCACTATGCAGACTCCTACCTTAAGCGAAAGCGTATATTATAG